Genomic window (Synechococcus sp. LA31):
GAATGTCGTCGTCCTGAGTCGGGCCGCAGGTGGGATGCACCAGCACCACGCCGTCATTGCTCACGTTGGTGGCATCAAGGGCGCGGGTGAACAGCTCGTAGTGGGCGCGGTGGATGGGATTACGGCACTGGAAGGCCACCACGTCCTGCCCCTCTGGCAGGTTGGCGCGAACCTCGGCAGGTGTTTTGCAGGGGAACACGCGCTGGGGCAACTCCAGGCCCTGAATGGCACCACCGAGGTAGTAACGACCGCGCTCGGTGGCGATCATCTTCACGGCGGGGTGTTCGATCGAGGAGGTGCCGTAGCAACCCACCGCCTCACGGGCCTTGTCTGGCTCCCACTTGCTCTCCACGGTCATCACCGCCAGCTCCTGGCCGCGGTAGGTGAGCAACAGCTTTTGGCCCACGGCGATGTCGTCGCGATGGGTGTCCATCACGATCGGCAGGCCAAACAGCAGGCCGCTGGTGGTGCGGTTGCTCTCCACCACCGACTGATAGTCGTCTTGGTGCATGAAGCCGCGCAGGGGCGAAAAGCCCCCCACCATCAGCAGCTCCACATCGCAAGCGTTGCGATCAGAGCACTCCACCACGTGATCAACACCGGCCTTCACGGCATCGCGCTGCTCCGCAGGCACCCGCAGGTCCACCAGGCTGCCGCCGTGAGGTGCAATCAGGCCTTGGGGGGAGGCAACGGTGCTCGTCATGGCGGCGGTAGAGGCATGCGTTGGAGGGGATTCTCCCAGAGCGCGTCCTAAGGGGTACGTCAACAGCGGCAGGAACCGAAGCCAGACGCTGTCCCAGTCGGGATATCCATGGATATCCCGACTGGGACAAGACACAAAAAAGGGGCCCTAGGGCCCCTGGCGATCAAGAACGCTCGAACCGGATCAAGCCTTTTCGAGACGGCCGTAGAGCTGGCCAACGATCTTCACATCGACGGGGTCATGGCTGCCCATGTCGGTGTCAGACGGCTGAACGGCCGTGAACACGCCAGCGAATTCACCGGTGGACGCATCAACTTTGGTGATGGAGAGGTTCATCTCACCGGTGCCGTCGATGTAGCGCTTGCTGTTCTCGCGAGCCAGCTCGTCATCCTGGCCATTCAGCGCAACCAGACCTTGGGCGTACTGCACCCCGGTTGTAAGCGCACGACCCTTGGGGTCAAGGAAGTTGGAGGTGCGGTAGCTCGGCACCCGATAGGTGCCGTTCAGGTCTGTGCTGGTGGTGAGAGCAGCGCCATCAGCGGTTGCGCTGAGCTCCTTGCTCGAGAAGGTGAAAGGCACTTCCTCACCGCCGGGCAGAAGCACGGTCACGATCTGGAAGTCGATCCCGCCCTGCTCCTGGAAGTTGATGCCGTTATCGGTCACCGCCAGGTCGCCATAGACCTGGTCAAGGCTGGTGGTGAAGCGAGTGAGGATTTTGGACTCCACAAACTGCGCCTCTTGGCGCTTGTTAGCGGGTTCTCCTTTCACAAACACCTCAGAGGGGTGCATGCAGATCTCCCGGAGCTGGTACTTGCTGCCGGCGTCCAGGCCGATCGAACCGCGAGCCGAATCGGGCAGGGTCGGGCAGTCGTTAGCCAGACCGGTGTTGTGGATGTCGTCGTAGGTGAGGTTGGCCCGATCAACAGCCTTGGCGCCGCCGCTGCAGGCGGTCACGAGGGTGAGACAAAGCGCCAGCACGAGGGCCAGCAGGGGACGGAAACGCATGGGGAGAAGCCGGTCTGGCGGGGAATACCTCTGGGTGGGGGTGCGCCCGCTGCGGATACTACCGGTGCAAAAAGCCCATTCCGCGTACCATGTCGCGGCTCTCAACAACCTGTATGCGAGGGCGGCCGATTCAGAACGCATGAACGAAGGCAGCAGCGATCACCGCACCACAAACAACCTGGCCGCAGGTGACTGGGAAGCTCGCCTCAGCGAGGAGCTGCTCAGCATCCAGGCCCTGTCTGATGAGGTGGATGGTGATTCCGAGGCGCTTCTCCTGCTGTTGCGCCGCCTGGAAGAGCTGCACCGCAACATTCAAGACGGCCCCTTCCGCTCCAGCCTTCCCGCCGACCGCGGCGAGCTGTTCAACCTGCTGCAAGGCATGGAAAAGAGCGGTGGCTGGCCCTATATCCCCCGCCTACAGCTGCGCACCTTCATGGATCTGCTGCAGAGCGGCGATTCCGGCTCAGCCCTGGCCGCCTAAGCAGGACAACGGGTGGCCAGCAAGCCGCCGAGGCGATCCAGTAATAGGTGGCCCATCGCCAATTTGGCCATGGGCTCCAAGCGCTCCTCCGCACAACCTGGTCCCAGCAACCAGCCCTGATTGAGGGCGCTGCCAAAGCCTGCGCCTGGTTGATCAATTGGATTGGCAAGCAGCAGATCGCAACCCTTCCGCGCCAATTTCGCCCGAGCCTGAGGAAGCACCTCGCCGCTGTGGGCTGCAAAACCAAGG
Coding sequences:
- the sat gene encoding sulfate adenylyltransferase; translation: MTSTVASPQGLIAPHGGSLVDLRVPAEQRDAVKAGVDHVVECSDRNACDVELLMVGGFSPLRGFMHQDDYQSVVESNRTTSGLLFGLPIVMDTHRDDIAVGQKLLLTYRGQELAVMTVESKWEPDKAREAVGCYGTSSIEHPAVKMIATERGRYYLGGAIQGLELPQRVFPCKTPAEVRANLPEGQDVVAFQCRNPIHRAHYELFTRALDATNVSNDGVVLVHPTCGPTQDDDIPGAVRFQTYERLAAEVNNPRIRWSYLPYSMHMAGPREALQHMIIRKNYGCTHFIIGRDMAGCKSSISGDDFYGPYQAQDFARDHAPELGMETVPSLNLVYTEEEGYVTAEHAEARGLHVKKLSGTQFRKMLRSGEEIPEWFAFRSVVDVLRSAA
- a CDS encoding photosystem II manganese-stabilizing polypeptide; the protein is MRFRPLLALVLALCLTLVTACSGGAKAVDRANLTYDDIHNTGLANDCPTLPDSARGSIGLDAGSKYQLREICMHPSEVFVKGEPANKRQEAQFVESKILTRFTTSLDQVYGDLAVTDNGINFQEQGGIDFQIVTVLLPGGEEVPFTFSSKELSATADGAALTTSTDLNGTYRVPSYRTSNFLDPKGRALTTGVQYAQGLVALNGQDDELARENSKRYIDGTGEMNLSITKVDASTGEFAGVFTAVQPSDTDMGSHDPVDVKIVGQLYGRLEKA